In a single window of the Vitis vinifera cultivar Pinot Noir 40024 chromosome 6, ASM3070453v1 genome:
- the LOC100244870 gene encoding probable CCR4-associated factor 1 homolog 11, with protein MSMKKEVVIRQVWADNLQAEFDLIRQIIPHYPFAAMDTEFPGVIFHPNVDKRLYPRLHPVHNYQLMKVNVEALNIIQLGLVLSDADGNLPDFGSDVCYIWEFNFRDFDVDRDRCNMDSIELLKNQGIDFQKNKEKGIHSCQFAILFLNSGLVCNYSHVTWITFHGAYDFGFLMRILIGRELPSDIGTFMRMVRFYFGWRVYDVKYMARFCDGLYGGLEKVANTLKVERVAGKSHQAGSDSLLTLQTFIKMTNIFFTGKIKQLNMYKGVLHGLEVMY; from the coding sequence ATGTCTATGAAGAAAGAGGTGGTAATTCGGCAGGTCTGGGCAGATAATTTACAAGCAGAGTTTGATCTTATTAGGCAAATCATTCCTCACTATCCTTTTGCTGCAATGGATACCGAGTTTCCTGGAGTGATCTTTCATCCAAATGTTGATAAAAGATTATATCCTCGTCTCCATCCTGTTCACAACTATCAACTCATGAAGGTGAATGTTGAAGCTTTGAATATTATTCAACTGGGGCTTGTGCTCTCTGATGCAGATGGGAATTTGCCCGATTTTGGAAGCGATGTATGCTACATCTGGGAATTCAATTTTCGGGATTTTGATGTTGATAGAGACCGTTGCAATATGGATTCTATTGAACTCTTAAAGAATCAAGGAATAGACTTTCAGAAGAACAAGGAAAAGGGGATTCACTCTTGCCAATTTGCTATTCTGTTTTTAAATTCTGGACTAGTGTGCAATTACTCTCATGTAACTTGGATTACTTTCCATGGTGCCTATGATTTTGGTTTCCTGATGCGCATTTTGATTGGGAGAGAATTGCCAAGTGATATTGGCACCTTTATGAGAATGGTGAGATTTTACTTTGGTTGGAGGGTTTATGATGTCAAGTACATGGCAAGATTCTGCGATGGATTATATGGAGGTTTGGAGAAGGTGGCAAATACATTGAAGGTGGAGCGGGTGGCTGGGAAGAGCCATCAAGCCGGATCAGATAGTTTACTTACTCTGCAGACATTCATAAAGAtgacaaacatatttttcacaGGAAAGATAAAGCAATTGAACATGTATAAAGGTGTTTTACATGGTCTAGAGGTGATGTATTGA
- the LOC100267180 gene encoding probable CCR4-associated factor 1 homolog 11, translating to MSMKKEVVIRQVWADNLQAEFDLIRQIIPHYPFAAMDTEFPGVIFHPNVDKRLYPHLHPVHNYQLMKVNVEALNIIQLGLVLSDADGNLPDFGSDVCYIWEFNFRDFDVDRDRCNMDSIELLKNQGIDFQKNKEKGIHSCQFAILFLNSGLVCNYSHVTWITFHGAYDFGFLMRILIGRELPSDIGTFMRMVRFYFGWRVYDVKYMARFCDGLYGGLEKVANTLKVERVAGKSHQAGSDSLLTLQTFIKMTNIFFTGKIKQLNMYKGFLHGLEVMY from the coding sequence ATGTCTATGAAGAAAGAGGTTGTCATTCGGCAGGTCTGGGCCGATAATTTACAAGCAGAGTTTGATCTTATTAGGCAAATCATTCCTCACTATCCTTTTGCTGCAATGGATACCGAGTTTCCTGGAGTGATCTTTCATCCAAATGTTGATAAAAGATTATATCCTCATCTCCATCCTGTTCACAACTATCAACTCATGAAGGTGAATGTTGAAGCTTTGAATATTATTCAACTGGGGCTTGTGCTCTCTGATGCAGATGGGAATTTGCCCGATTTTGGAAGCGATGTATGCTACATCTGGGAATTCAATTTTCGGGATTTTGATGTTGATAGAGACCGTTGCAATATGGATTCTATTGAACTCTTAAAGAATCAAGGAATAGACTTTCAGAAGAACAAGGAAAAGGGGATTCACTCTTGCCAATTTGCTATTCTGTTTTTAAATTCTGGACTAGTGTGCAATTACTCTCATGTAACTTGGATTACTTTCCATGGTGCCTATGATTTTGGTTTCCTGATGCGCATTTTGATTGGGAGAGAATTGCCAAGTGATATTGGCACCTTTATGAGAATGGTGAGATTTTACTTTGGTTGGAGGGTTTACGATGTCAAGTACATGGCAAGATTCTGCGATGGATTATATGGAGGTTTGGAGAAGGTGGCAAATACATTGAAGGTGGAGCGAGTGGCTGGGAAGAGCCATCAAGCCGGATCAGATAGTTTACTTACTCTGCAGACATTCATAAAGAtgacaaacatatttttcacaGGAAAGATAAAGCAATTGAACATGTATAAAGGTTTTTTACATGGTCTAGAGGTGATGTATTGA